In Rhodamnia argentea isolate NSW1041297 chromosome 5, ASM2092103v1, whole genome shotgun sequence, the DNA window GTTGGTTGCAAGCAAAGGTCGAGGGTCTCGAAGTGTCTCGCATTTGAAAGATTTTACAAGGAAACTCTCCATGCAACCCACAATAAATCGGACGAAGAGTAGTTAGATCGGGGAATCTAGCGAAGAACTCGAGAACCGTGGTTGATAGGTTGTTGCCATTGAGTTGAATGAATGACAAATTATGAATAGACATGCTCAAGACTGAAGTTTTTGCACCGAAGAGGACAATGCGTTGCACcattcaaagtaaaattttttgtagattagtggcgactccaaagtaaaatttattGAGGTGTCTAATCGACATATCGTAAAGAGATTAGTGACTGActccaaagtaaaattttttgcatgttaaaGCATAaatcataagttgcgatttgttATGAACTTGATTGAGTCCAAACTAGgttaattgaataattagctCGGTGATGTGAGTAGGTAGACTCCCATAAGAACCGGTAACTTACATTTTCCGACCATCACCGACGGCCGGTGGTGGCGGGCACCACCAAGTCCTTCACCTCTCCTCGCGTCTTTCTCGGTCTCCCACTCTTGGTTGAGAATAGGGTAGAGTTACGGGAGTTGATTCcataaagaaataaaggatCCAATTGCACGGACAAAATAAGTGTAGATACTCCGGACGAAGCGGGAGAGAACTAGAGGTGGAGGTTCCGGATAAGAGCAGCCTCAACGCTCCGGCCGCGAGCCGTACGTGTTGGCGTTGGCTTCTGTAGGGGGTCATCGTCGTTGCCCCTTCCCAGCGTTCAAACCAAAAcatggccccaaaaaaaaaaaggaactacgTAGGCTCCAAAGAATGTCatatccgaaaaaaaaattatttagtgtTTTGCATGTCGCTCGGCAttcaaagtgccgagcaacCGAACATCTTTTTGtatcaacattttgatttttgtaatttttttattattttattttactcattttttaatttctttttcttgttttcctttaatcattttttattcaatttgttttgatttaatcattttcttaatttctttttcttgttgctCCGTGGCCCCATCGCCTCGCTCGCTCGTGCAACACGATGACGCACCTCAACTCTGTGGCCCCATCACCTTgctcatttttaatttcttttaaaaaatgattaaaagaaaacaaattgaataatgaaaaaatgattaaaagaaaacaataaaaataaaaatgaacgagCTAATGAATGAACAAACGAGCAAACGAACGAGCGAGACGACGGGGTTACGGAGCaatgataaaaagaaattaaaaaatgattaaaagaaaacaaattggacgataaaaaaatgattaaaagagaacaagaaaaaagaaaaacgagcgAGCGAATGAACGAACTAACGAACGAGCGAGGCGACGGGACCGTGGAGTCGAGGCATGTCATCGAGTGAACAAACGAGCAAGGCGATAGGGCCGCGAAGCgatgagaagaagaaatttaaaaaatgattaaaagaaaacaaattgaataataaaaaaattattaagagaaaacaagaaaaagaagaacgagcgagcgaacgaacaAACAAGTGAGCGAGGCGATGGGGTCGCGGAGTCGAGGCGCGTCATCATGGTGCACGAGCAAGgcgaagagaaaaagaaattaaaaaaatgattaaaagaaaacaaattgaataataaaaaaaatgattaagagaaaacaagaaaaagaagaacgagcgaacgaacgaacgaacgaaccgGCGAGCGAGACGACGGGGCCGTGGAGTCGAGGCGCATCATCATGGTGCATGAGCGAGTGAACGTACGAACGAAGAGACGGGGCCACAGagcgacgagaaaaagaaattaaaaaatattaaatgaaaacaaattgaataataacaaaatattaaaagaaaacaaaaaaaaaagaaattaaaaaatgattaaaataaaataataaaaaaattttaaaaaaatgttgctCGGCACTTAAGGTTCAGGCAGACCCCTAGGGGGAAATTTTCCGTTCTTTTATGACAAGGTTGCTCAAGAACGCAAGGGCAAATCGCacaaaccaccaccacctcctcctcctcctcctccttcagtgaCCGCCCGTGACACTACCGTACATGGCTTGCGGTCGGCGTCGGCGGACAGAAGATGGAAGTGCCGGGCTAGATATCGCGACTGGACCACGTCTTGAGAgtcctcacttcttcaagatcattctctCTGACACCTTTCAATCTGGGAAGGTCGTAAGTTCAACATTTTCGCAGtctgtttcttatgattcagcTCCAGTGTCTCGACAGTTTCTGTCTTGGTTTAGAACTGTCGCCCTCGTGCTGTGTACAGACAATCTGGAGATCTTTCTATGCGTTTGGCTTTGTATCAACATTTTGATTcttgcgaaaagaaagaaagaaccacAACCCCGAAGAAAAAAGggttcaattttgaattattctagatGAAAATCAGCGCTTTAGCTTGGAATTGAGGATTGGTTGCCTAAGGATACTGTGGAGTGGAGAAAGGTGTTAGGTCTCCAGCTTGTCTCTCGTCAAATGAAGCAACTATAACTGGAAGTCACCCTTACTTGCCCGGTGACACCCTGCTTGTGTTCAAACCGATCTTTCATCGCCCTGTTGCAGAATCTAAAATTTGCCCAgtgctcttccttttttccctgcactttcgattttgatgaatttgagtcCTGGACCTATAAGCTATAACTTGAGTTTTCCTTAATAGGGGATTCCGAAAAAATTCTTAGGAAGATAtggaaaggatctctcaagCTTGGTGCTACTCCAGGTTCCGGGCAGTTTGACCTGGACTATAGGAGTAGAAAAGCAAAACAATGGCATTGTTTGGTTATGGAAAGGGTGACGAGAATTTATGCAGCATTACTCCATTGGTCATGGTCACCTTGtagttttcaaatatgaagGGAACTCCACTTTTCACGTGATGATATTCGATAAGAGTGCTTCGGAGATCGATTATTCGTCGAGTGGCATATCGAACCTCGGGAGTGGATTTATCTCGCCAAAGAGAGAGTGAGTATGTGGTAGAAGTTGAAGTTTCGGAGGATTGCGCTCCTCGTCAAAAAATGAGGGTCGAACCTCATTCACCATGTTCTCAGTCGAGTCCATGCTACTCATCACAAGATCTCGAAGGTGTGTCTTGTCATTTTGtgagtcttgtttcttcttacaGAGCTCTCTCCTTTGCTAGTTCTTTTTTTAGTACttgagaactttttgataagcttgtttatgttgacTGATAACATTATGATTTCCGTCATGCTTATCGTGGTTAAGTAGTTACAACTTCTTTGGTGAAGAGAAGcgaatttttcatttggtcaACTTATCTAAATCTGATTTCTATGACGGTAGTTTCTTCCATTCTGCGTTAAATATGTTCATGGTAAGTAAATCaactaatgaaaatttcaaattggcgtAATCTAagtatttcattgttttttaagAATAGACAGTGTCGGAGAGTCTAGAAGCAGAGCTAGCCATTCTAAGCCAGTTTTTGGTGGTTCTACAAGTTCGTGGCCTCTCTCTAGTTTTGAATTGGCTAGCAAATTTGACTCAGAGTATCCTTTTTTCAAGGGGGTGATCCGGCCATCTCACATtaaactaggggtgtgcaaactggaccggaccggcccggaccaacctgggaccggcccggaccggccgggttggtccggtccttgaggtggatggtccggtccccggtcccaataaatgggaccggtgcccgggcggtccggtcctcgggtttcttgcattgggaccggaccggcccggcccggaccggaccgccaataatatataattatttatatataaatatatacaattgcaaaaaaaaaattgaaaacaaaacagtataataaaagtccactgcccatttttttcccaaccttgcacggtcgcactctcttcctcaagactctcttttaagtcttattttccatcttgtttttggtcatcttttctccctGCAGgtttttttgagtgcggttggtgatgtttttgtcatgtaatggctggatttggtattgaattcgaacattttggtcaagttcgtcgatcataaaagtcatagcgagtcgctatgtttttaccatggcataatttattaagttgactagattttcaatagttagcggtcccaCTCGGgcgggaccgagaccggaccgggaccggcccggaccaggaccggcggtcccggtccggtccttggtcccgaaaatatggggaccgggactacggtccggtccccggttccatgccgggaccggaccggcccggaccatgcacacccctacatTAAACATGATATAGTGGTAAGATCGAGAGTTTAATTCATtactattttggcttttttcttaAGCTGATTGGATTTCTGCAGGAAACTACATAGCGTTTTCCTTGGATCTATTCGTTCCCATTTGTTTAAAAAGGCATAGATCCTCTAACCCTCATGCTAATTCTAAGAGCACAGACTTTGACGTTCTGTCTTTTGTCCTGTTAAGACTATTTAAGAGTTACTAAAATTACCATATCTATCTAcattttgcttgcttgcttggaTAAGGGAATGCTTCCTCGGTCTTTCTTTTTAAAGCATGGGTTGTTCAAACATGTGTCAGGGCAGAATGTTCCTCGTAGTTTCATCATGCAGCACATTCGACAAGTCAAGAAAATCGCGACTCTCAGGCATTCAGACAGAACATGGCCAGTGAAGCTTAGTAGCTATCCTAGTGGGGCGATGTTCTCTTCTGGTTGGATGGCGTTTGTGAGAGGAACTCGCTTGCATGTAGGAAATGTCTGCATGTTCGAGCTAACTGATAGAGATGATATTGTGTTCAGAATCTACATTTTCAGCGGCGcaggtagaaacttgatttacattgtttGAAGTGAAACTTGTTCTATGCTAAAGATCTTCATTGTCAATTGAAGAACTATTCACACCAATAATGTCTCTTAAAGTTCTCGTTTTAACTCCAGGCAGGAACAAACGGTCTAAATGCAGAGTGAACCATTCTGAGCTGGTATTTTGTGATCCTACTCCTCCGGAGGCCTCTCACTACTCCTGAATTAGCCAGTGAATTTGATTCGGAGCATCCTTTCTTCAAACTGGTGATACTCCAGGGTCATTTTAAGAGAGCGGTACAATCTtgagcctaatccatcactgtCATATCTGAAGTTCGATTACAATCTCTATCTAATCTTGCCTCGGTTTTGTGCTGATTTGGTTTGTATTGGGAACTATATAACATGCTATTTTCTTTGGAGTGATCGTGGGGCATCCCAGTGGTGGAGTGACGCAGATTCAGGAAAAACAGAAGTAAAGGCTGTAATTAGGAGGTCGGGACTATCCATTCACTTGGATATCCTAGACAAGCTGCTCCATCACTTTCGTGTGAAAGGATGGACGGTCACTTGAATCAAGTTCTAACCTAAAGTGGCAATATATGGCAGTAATTCGTTCAAAATGCTTTGCATCGCGGGTTAAGACCGATGGCTTTCATGAGCCTCTTAAGACTAAAAGCGGGTCTGATTATGCCTATTCTTAATCCTAAATGGGTAAAGCTCCCGAAACTCACAAAAATGGccttatgtgtgtgtgtttttttaacCAAGAGTGCATGCATACGTTATTGTCCTTCTTTCAGCATACATTGATCGTTCAAATGTTGACTCATGTGCAGCATGTCCCTCCTCGATTTGCCGAGCAACATTTGAAGAATTCGAGGGAACAGTAACTCTTAGGTATTCAGATAGATCGTGGCCAGTGAAGCTCTTAAGATTTACGCACCAAACCCGAGTGTACTTTTCTGCTGGTTGGGCTGCATTTGCCAGAGAAGCTCATTTGCGTGTAGGAAATGCCTGcgtgtttgagctcattgataggAATGTTGTTGTGTTCAGAGTTTCCATCTTCGAAAATGGTGGTGAGGACCAGATTCACATTGATTGAGGTGATCATGAAATGTGTTACTCTAGGAAGTTCCCAGCATTGATATGAGTTCAGGATTCTTGACCATGTCTTCTTTATTCAGCAGTGGCGAATCAATCGAAGGAAGACTCTTGTCTGTTCGTGTTTTGTTGTTTTCCGGTGCTAGTTTCGATTATGTACCGAAGACTCTTTTCCCGACATCCgcatttcatttgtttcacgaaaaatggatgatttgcaaattattttcttaaaattgatcacttggcataattagttaataaaaaatgatttcatttgacGACAACAGTTtttttctaaacattttaacggataataaaaatattttttgtttattcatttttataagcgatataagcaatcattttactCTATTTGCTAAGCCATATTCAAATTTACATGAATGTACCGGTTCAGAAATTGAGAAATCAGAGCTGACTGGATTgatgtttggaattttctgtTTGGAGTAAccaatttgtgccttttcaggGAATTAATATTATATGGTTTTATCATTTGGCGACAATAACATTATCAATCTCGGTAAGGTTCTTTTGTGAGAAGGTCGCCTCAAGAACAAAGGCAAATCGCACaaaccaccaccaaccacctcctcctcctcctccttcagtgaGCCCCGTGACACTACCGTACATGGCTTGCGGTAGCCGGCGGCCGAGGGAAAATGGGGGTGCCAAGCTAGATGTCGCGACTGGACCTCGTCTTGATAgtcctcacttcttcaagatcattctctCCGACACCCTTCAATCTGGGAAGCTCGTAAGTCCCACGTTTCCAAACAGTCAGTTTCTTATGATTCAGCTCCAATGTCTCGAGAGTTTCTGTCTTGGTTTAGAACCTTCGCCCTCGTGCTGTGTACATACAATCTGGAGATCTTGCTATGCATTTGGCTTTGTATCAACATCTTGATTcttgcgaaaagaaagaaagaacaaaaaccctgaagaaaaaagtgttcaattttgaattattctagatGAAAAATGAGTTCTTTAACTTGGAATTGAGGATTGGTTGACTAAGGATAGTGTGGACAAAGGTATTGGGTCTCTCTAGCTTTACACTCGTTAATGAAGCAACTATAACtggaattcaatccttagttgCCCGGTGAAACCGATCTTTCATCACCGTGTTGcagaacttaaaatttgctCAGTGCTCTACCTTTTCTCCCTTGcattttttatctaattttgatgaattcGAGTCCCGGACCTATAACTTTTGAGTTTTCCTTAATAGggaattccgaaaaaattcttaggaagatatggaaaggatctctcaagCTTGGTGCTACTCAAGGTTCCGGGCAGCTCGACTTGGAGAATTGGAGTAGAAAAGCTTAACGACGGCACGGTTTGGTTGTGGAAAGGGTGGCGAGAATTTATGCAGCATTACTCCGTTGGTCATGGTTACCTCAtagttttcaaatatgaagGAAACTCCAGTTTTCACGTGATGATATTTGATAGGAGTGCTTCGGAGATTGATTATTCGACGAGCAGCACATCGAACCTCAGGAGTGGATTTATCTCTCCGAAGAAGGAGGTTGTGGTAGAACTTGAAGATTCGGAGGATTGCACTCCTCGTCAAAAAGTGAGGGTGGAACCTCATTCACCATGTTCTCAGTCGAGTCCAAGCTGCTCATCACAAGATCTCGAAGGTGTGTCTTGTCATTTTAtgagtcttgtttcttcttacagagctctctcctttgttgttggttatttttcaagtacttgagaactttttgataagcttgtttatgttgacTGATAACTTTATGATTTCCATCATGCTTATTGTGGTTAAGTAGTTACAACTTCTAAGGTGAAGAGAAGCGAATTTTTCGTTTGGTCAACTTATTTAGATCTTGATTTCCATGACGATGTTTTCTCCATTCTGCGTTAAATATGTTCATGGTAGtaaatcaatcaatgaaaagttcaaactgGCGTCatagaaatatttctttttttcaaagaacaGAAGGGATCGGACATTCTAGATGCAGAGTGAGCCATCCTGAGCGGAATTATGGTGGCCTGACAAGTTCGCGTCCTCTTCCTAGTTTTGAATTTGCCAGCGAATTTGACTCAGAGTATCCTTTTTTCAAGGTGGTGATCCGGCCATCTTATATTGGACATGGTACACTGGTAAGATCGAGAACTTAATTCACtactattttggcttttttcctaAGCTGATTGGATTTCTGTAGGAAACTACTTAGCGTTTTCCTTGGGTCTGTTATAtcccatttgtttaaaaaaggCAAAGATCCTCCACCGCTCATGCTAATGCTAAGATCAGAGACTTCgacattttgactattttcctgTTAAAGACTGTTCATGGAGTCGCTAAAACTACCATATCGGCCTACATTTTGCTTGCTTTCTTGAATAAGGGAATGCTTCCCCAGTCCTTATAAAGCATGGGTTATTCAAATGTGTGTGGGCAGAATGTTCCTCGTGGTTTCATCAGACAGCACATCCGGAAAATGAAGGAACTCGCAACGCTTACGCATTCAGACAGAACATGGCCGGTGAAGCTTAGGAGCTATCCCAATGCAGCGGCATTCTCTTCTGGTTGGATGGCATTTGTGAGAGGAACTCGCTTGTGTGTAGGAAATGTCTGCGTGTTCGAGCTAATTG includes these proteins:
- the LOC125315128 gene encoding B3 domain-containing transcription factor VRN1-like encodes the protein MACGSRRPRENGGAKLDVATGPRLDSPHFFKIILSDTLQSGKLGIPKKFLGRYGKDLSSLVLLKVPGSSTWRIGVEKLNDGTVWLWKGWREFMQHYSVGHGYLIVFKYEGNSSFHVMIFDRSASEIDYSTSSTSNLRSGFISPKKEVVVELEDSEDCTPRQKVRVEPHSPCSQSSPSCSSQDLEEGIGHSRCRVSHPERNYGGLTSSRPLPSFEFASEFDSEYPFFKVVIRPSYIGHGTLNVPRGFIRQHIRKMKELATLTHSDRTWPVKLRSYPNAAAFSSGWMAFVRGTRLCVGNVCVFELIDRDDIVFRVYVISSADRNKWSRCRMNHSEPVFRGPTLLRPLRTTELASEFDLEHPFFKMVIRRSHFRTLRVPGKFVRQHIEENKKTATLTYSDRSWAVNLSRYKRDARLLFSAGWPAFAREAHLRVGNACVFELFDRDDVVFKVSILNNGDEREIHLD